The stretch of DNA CAAGTAAATATCCttattttgtttcatttatgttatttatttgaaaatatctTTAATACTAATATAAAAGCTAATTAATCTATCAGGAAAAATATACTAAACTATTTTCAGACCACcgcaaaaaaatttttatttgaaataactGAATTAACCAACaagatgtatgtatgtatgatgTAATGATGTATGCAGATTATAGTGGCAACACTAAGCTTGCGATGGAAAAACGTGTTTGGAGGTAGAAACCTGTCCACCTTCGAGGTAGGTGCAGTGGCAGCCGCCGTGAGTGGCTAAATGACTATTTTTTTTCTGCATTCTATGATGAGATCATATGCTATCAGAGCGGCTAAAAAAGTTGTTCTGTCGATCAGTGATTTTCATTTGGTGTATTTTCTTGTGTTGTTCTCTTATTTGGATTCAATGAAGCTGGTTTAGGACTGAGTTTAGAATATACCTACTTTATGAAtgctatattttctttttatgttaataTTGTATTTGGACAATCAATAAAGGTAATTAAGATGATACTGAAATATAAACTTATAATCTCACTTTTAAAACTAACATTTGTTTATGTAATCCTTTCACAGCATTTGTTTTACCCTTCTTAGCATTTTGAAACGTGCTATAGGTATAAAATCATGTTTATTTTTCTGGTTGGTAGAAACTCTGGCTTAGCACCACTATCTGGATACTAgacattttttaagtaaaacaagattgtttgtttgttttatttattacctttaatttatttttaaaacaagaATGCTTAAATTACATAGTTTTGATCTTATATTATTGTACTATTTTAGTCTTACCAAAGAGGATGTTCTCAAGAACATCAAAAATTTACCAAGGAGAATTCTTGCTTACCCTGTTTCATATACTAAAGCATTTTTcatgttgaaaatttttaggTTTACCCTCAATCCTGGAATCGGGGTTCCGAAGgtcataaatatatttattaaatgttTAACTTATATCTTAATTAGTGCAAGTAAATATCCTTACTTTGTGTCATTTATGTTATCTATTTGATAATATCTTTAATACTGATATTAAATCTAATTAATCTATCAAGAAAAATATACTAAACTATTTTCAGaaccacaaaaaataaaattattcggAGAACCCAGATGCATTTCACAATTCTTCTTCCAACGGATGCGCTAACGCACAAAGTCCTCTTAGAAATaaagttttgattttaaaaGTTTAGTAATCAATTGAAATAATTACTCATAATTATATGGAGTATTTGTCATTTATAttttgcaaataaataaaaatgattagtACTTTTGAAACAAGTGGCTTTGAAGGGTATTCAAGGTGAAGCATCGAAAGTCTTTCTGGCAAAAAGGtagagtttataagatgagagacccattaacttaACACCTTATAGTTTTGAGTTTGATGTGATGTCTTCTCATTTTTTGTTCTCTCACTGGATTCTTTCCCAAAATCTCTCTGGTGGTTGAGAGCTCCTCCATGGTGGCCCAACAAGTGATATCAGAACCGATGGTGGCCCAAcatgtggtatcagagccaatgGTGACctaacaagtggtatcagagatAATGGTTAATCGATCTAACGGTATTGAAGGGTATTCAAGGTGAAGAATTGAAAGCTAATTATGATATGGAGTTACGATACCTTCTTCTTTTACCAGTTACGATACTTTCTTCTTTTACCTAGTTTGAAAGCTCTCTCACCTCGCAGTGTCCCCCTCGATAGCTATCTCATGGTCATGAGTTCACTGTCACAGTTGGAATTGGGCTCAACACCGGTGCAGATCTCAGTCTGGAAGCTAGTTTTGGTGGCCTCTATGGCCGCCGGGATCCAACTTGTCAACACTGTCCAGATAGCATGGCTAATACCAGGCTACTTGATTCTCGGAGTACTGGATAGATGGGCCTCTTTGGTGTGGCTCGTCAGCGCTGTTTCTAGTTCTGTTATCCATCCAATCCTCAGTTATTACAGCAATCGAGCAACCTGTAAACTCAGGCAGCACCGTCCTTTTAGCTTTGCGGGTGCCGTTGCTGTCACCATAGCTTTTTTGACAATTGGCTTTGCCACAGACATCGGCTACGCCTTTGGAGACAACTTCTCCGAGAAAAATCGGCCACGCGCCTTAGCCATTTTTGGGATCAGATTATGGATATTGGAGATTTCGATTAACATTATCAATGCCCTCTACAAAGACTTCCTTGATGACCTTGCCAGCAGAGACCAACGGACGATTAGACTGATATACACGTACGTCACATTCTTCATGGCAGTGGAAAATGAACTAGGTTACtttgccattttttttaggAGATTCGATGATATGTTGTCATTCACGGTGACAGAAGCATGCCACGAACTCCGTGCAAATGTGAAAACCTTATCAATTTTCTCGATCCTTCTTCTACTGTTCTTGATGGCTGTGGCTCTGTCTTGCGTCCAAGACAAACCGGCATTACCTGAGGAGGAGTCACATAAGAGGGAAGAGGAAGATGATAGATGGGCAGTGGTTAAATGCATCCGAAAATATTCCAGACCATAAAGGGGCTGAAGAAATCGATGTTACAGCTGATGGCGGTTGTGGCATTCAATTGGGTGGCCTTGTTCGTGTTCTTCTGGTATATCTCTGATTGAATGGGGAGCGAGGTGTAGGATGAGGAGCATGGAAAGTTTTACTCTGTTACAATGCCATTATATACCATAGGCTACTCGTATGGAGCTCGGTGTCTTATGATAACTTGGGCGGTTACGGGTCTTATGTCCTTGGCTGTGGAGCCCATTGTGCGAACGCTTGGTGGCGTCAAGAACCTTTGGGCATCTGAAAATTTTATTCTTGCTGATGGCTTGGCTATAACGCTTTACATCAGTAAGCTAGTTAAGGACGAGCGGCTCGAGCGCAATGATTTAACCTTTACTCGTGAGCCCTCCAACGGCATTCAGACTTGAGTCTTACGTTTTTCGGCGTTCTTGGCATTTTCCTTGCGGtaattaataatatctttttattgTATCAAATATAAATTGTATGTCATATTAGGATATATTCTTGTCTTAAATGATTATTCATTTTGACCTCAATAAAACTGACCATATGAATTTCTTACTTTTAGACATATTAACCATACTCTTATTTGGATTTCAAATAACATTGAGTGTTGCGCCTGCACTAGCATCCATCTACTCAAACGAGAATAGTGCAGGAAAAGGTATGATATTCACCGTAAATTATACACTACAAATAATGTTATACTAAAATAGGATGACATCcactttttagaaaaaataaagtagAGTATAATTTGTTTACAGATAAGCCATGACCAATAAGCAAAATATAACTCACTCACATTTGttaggaaaaaaattagaaaccaATTATCTTTTAGTCAAAACCACCATAttagagtattttttattttattttgaattttcgtCAATTTATATGGAAAATTATAGTGAAAAAGTTGATCGGTTTTTTCATGTTGAAAATTTGCAGGTTTACCTCTCAATCTTACAATTGGGTTTCAAAggtcaaaatatatttattaaatgtaTAACTTATATATTAATTAGAGCAAGTAAATAGCCTTATTTTGTGTcgtttatgttatttatttggaaaaatctttaatactgatataaaagttaattaatCTATCAGGACAAATATACTAAACTATTTTTAGAACCACcgctaaaaaatttttatttggcATAACTGAATTAACCAACaagatatatgtatatatgtatgatgTAATGATGTATACAGATTATAGTGGCAACACTACGCCTGTCATGGTGTTACGTGTTTGGAAGTGAAAACCTGTCCACCTTCGAGGTAAGTGCAGTGGCAACTGCCGTGAGTGGCTGAATGACTATTTTTTTCTGCATTCTATGACGAGATCATATGCTATCAGAAGCGGCTAAAAAAGTTGTTCTCCCCATCGGTGATTTTCATTTGGTATATTTTCTTGTGTTGTTCCCTTATTTGGATTCAATGAAGTTGGTTTAGGATTGAGTTTAGAATATAcctaatttatgaatgttatatttttttatattaatattatatttggaCAATCAATAAAGGTAATTAAGATGATACTGAAATATAAACTTATAATCTCACTTTCTAAAACTAACATTTGTTTATGTAATCCTTTCACAGCATTTGTTTTACCTTTTTTTGCATTTTGAAACGTGCTATATGTATAAAATCATGTTTATTTTTCTGATTGGTAGAAACTCTGGCCTAGCACCACTATCATGATACTAGACATTTTTAAGTAAAACAagattgtttgtttgttttatttattgcatttaatttattttttaaactagaATGTTTACATTGCATAGTTTTGATATTATGTTATTGTACTATTTTAGTCCTACCAAAGAGGATGTTCTCAAGAACATCAGAAATCTGCCATGAGGAATTCTTGCTTACATCGTTTCACATACTAAAGTATTTTTCATGTTGGAAATTTTTAGGTTTACCCCTCAATCTTGTAATTGGCGTT from Arachis duranensis cultivar V14167 chromosome 4, aradu.V14167.gnm2.J7QH, whole genome shotgun sequence encodes:
- the LOC107485364 gene encoding sucrose transport protein SUC2-like, with the translated sequence MVNRSNGIEGYSSLKALSPRSVPLDSYLMVMSSLSQLELGSTPVQISVWKLVLVASMAAGIQLVNTVQIAWLIPGYLILGVLDRWASLVWLVSAVSSSVIHPILSYYSNRATCKLRQHRPFSFAGAVAVTIAFLTIGFATDIGYAFGDNFSEKNRPRALAIFGIRLWILEISINIINALYKDFLDDLASRDQRTIRLIYTYVTFFMAVENELGYFAIFFRRFDDMLSFTVTEACHELRANVKTLSIFSILLLLFLMAVALSCVQDKPALPEEESHKREEEDDRWAVVKCIRKYSRP